A region from the Panicum hallii strain FIL2 chromosome 1, PHallii_v3.1, whole genome shotgun sequence genome encodes:
- the LOC112899011 gene encoding uncharacterized protein LOC112899011, which translates to MEVPRFLSEIFLQDQTDLSWVPDGMDPNSSYRLAVRVGAYVKLTDDGNRGSTETSDAQIIAVPSSETAPSLLEPLVQKSVEVAWVDDDVEYVGLDDEDPFKILLSDSECDGLDDVLECVDLEDDVECVGLDDELVVDDALGCEIFIHATDLENPTIAVGVTFGDGDTFKKAIRQYAIKGEFEIAAPYSESTRYRGYCKAERCKWRIHASRLQDERIWKIKKIPYPHTCQSTGKVEKNSMASNYWVRDRVLDWLAKDSTIGAKALKTRLEEQYHLQLSYWVVWDGRNMALEQLKGKWDDSFEHIFSFKAEVEKINPGSLVDIEFEQVGKKKRFTRMFVALSAYVDGFLHGCRSFLGVDSTHLTGKWKGQLALATAIDGHNWMFPYVKKNAGI; encoded by the exons ATGGAGGTTCCACGATTTCTCAGCGAGATTTTCCTGCAGGATCAGACCGATCTTTCATGGGTTCCTGATGG GATGGATCCCAATTCATCCTACAGGCTTGCTGTGCGTGTCGGTGCTTATGTGAAATTGACTGATGATGGCAACCGT GGAAGCACCGAGACCTCAGATGCCCAGATTATTGCAGTACCTTCATCTGAAACTGCACCGTCTCTTTTGGAGCCTCTAGTTCAGAAAAGTGTTGAAGTAGCTTGGGTGGACGATGATGTAGAGTATGTTGGTCTGGATGATGAGGATCCTTTCAAAATTTTACTTTCTGATTCTGAATGTGATGGGTTGGATGATGTTTTAGAGTGTGTTGACTTGGAGGATGATGTCGAGTGTGTTGGCTTGGACGATGAATTAGTTGTGGATGATGCATTGGGTTGTGAAATATTTATACATGCAACGGATTTAGAGAACCCGACAATAGCAGTTGGTGTAACTTTTGGGGATGGTGATACTTTTAAGAAAGCAATTAGGCAATATGCAATTAAGGGTGAATTCGAAATTGCAGCTCCCTATTCTGAGTCAACAAGGTATAGAGGGTATTGCAAAGCTGAACGGTGCAAGTGGCGGATACATGCTTCACGATTGCAGGATGAAAGGATATGGAAG ATAAAGAAAAtaccttatccacacacttgtCAAAGCACAGGGAAAGTTGAAAAAAACAGCATGGCAAGCAATTATTGGGTGAGGGATAGGGTTCTCGATTGGCTTGCAAAGGACTCTACAATTGGAGCTAAAGCACTAAAGACAAGATTAGAAGAGCAGTATCACCTGCAGTTGTCATACTGGGTAGTGTGGGATGGAAGAAATATGGCTTTGGAACAACTCAAAGGAAAGTGGGATGACAGTTTCGAGCACATTTTCAGTTTTAAGGCAGAGGTTGAGAAGATAAATCCTGGGAGTTTGGTGGACATTGAATTTGAGCAagttgggaagaagaagagatttACTAGAATGTTTGTTGCCCTAAGTGCATATGTGGATGGTTTTCTACATGGTTGTAGATCTTTTCTTGGTGTGGACTCCACCCACTTGACTGGAAAATGGAAGGGTCAACTTGCATTGGCTACTGCTATTGATGGGCATAATTGGATGTTTCCT TATGTCAAGAAAAATGCTGGAATATGA
- the LOC112878720 gene encoding probable polygalacturonase, which produces MVETGAGRLHQRRGAAAFVAAKKTLLAAAWVVGFALVFLWQSASISLRSGGARGGSGSGGVLLGLLSAPLPPLRPAPRLRPAAYNLTDFGGVGDGRALNTGAFERAVEAISALAERGGGQLNVPPGRWLTAPFNLTSHMTLFLAEGTEILGIPDEKYWPLMPALPSYGYGRERKGPRFGSLIHGQNLRDVVITGHNGSINGQGEVWWMKHRRRMLNNTRPPLVQLMWSKDIIVANITLRNSPFWHFHPYDCTNVTVSNVTILSPVSGAPNTDGIDPDSCQDVLIENCYISVGDDAIAVKSGWDQYGTAYGRPSSNISIRNVTARSLVSAGISIGSEMSGGVANVTVENVRIWESRRGVRIKTATGRGGYIRNISYRNITFDNVRAGIVIKVDYNEHADDGYDRNAFPDITSISFKEIHGRGVRVPVRAHGSDVIPIKDISFQDMSVGISYKKKHIFQCSYVEGRVIGSVFPKPCENLDVYNEQGQLVKRAVSLNSTELDYDI; this is translated from the exons ATGGTGGAGACGGGCGCCGGGAGGCTCCACCAACGCCGGGGCGCGGCAGCCTTCGTCGCAGCCAAAAAGACGCTGCTGGCCGCCGCGTGGGTCGTCGGGTTCGCGCTGGTGTTCCTGTGGCAGAGCGCCTCGATATCCCTgaggagcggcggcgcccgcggggGCAGCGGCAGCGGGGGCGTGCTCCTCGGGCTCCTGTCGGCGCCGCTCCCGCCGCTGCGCCCCGCGCCGCGGCTGCGCCCGGCGGCCTACAACCTTACGGACTTCGGCGGCGTTGGGGACGGGCGGGCGCTCAACACCGGGGCGTTCGAGCGCGCCGTCGAGGCCATCTCGGCGCTcgcggagcgcggcggcgggcagctCAATGTGCCCCCCGGCCGGTGGCTCACGGCGCCGTTCAACCTGACCAGCCACATGACGCTATTTCTCGCCGAGGGCACTGAGATCCTTGGCATTCCG GACGAGAAGTACTGGCCATTGATGCCAGCGTTGCCATCCTATGGATATGGACGGGAGCGCAAAGGGCCTCGCTTTGGAAGTCTCATTCATGGACAGAATTTGAGAGATGTTGTAATTACAG GACACAATGGTAGCATAAATGGCCAAGGTGAAGTTTGGTGGATGAAGCATCGCAGAAGAATGCTGAATAACACGAGACCTCCTCTTGTGCAGCTGATGTGGTCCAAGGACATTATTGTTGCAAACATAACATTGCGAAATTCACCTTTCTGGCACTTTCATCCATATGATTGCACAAACGTAACCGTTTCAAATGTTACTATCTTATCTCCTGTTTCTGGCGCTCCAAACACAGATGGCATAGATCCAG ATTCTTGTCAGGATGTGCTCATTGAGAATTGCTATATATCTGTTGGTGATGATGCAATAGCTGTAAAGAGCGGTTGGGATCAATATGGAACTGCATACGGACGCCCATCTTCGAACATTTCAATCCGCAATGTAACTGCCCGTTCTCTTGTGAG TGCTGGAATTTCAATTGGTAGTGAGATGTCTGGTGGTGTTGCAAATGTTACTGTGGAGAATGTCCGCATCTGGGAGTCAAGGAGAGGTGTGAGGATAAAGACTGCTACAGGAAGAGGCGGTTACATCCGTAACATCTCCTACCGCAACATAACCTTCGACAATGTCCGTGCTGGGATTGTGATAAAGGTTGACTACAATGAGCATGCTGATGATGGGTATGATCGGAATGCCTTCCCTGACATCACGAGCATATCGTTTAAGGAAATCCATGGGCGGGGTGTTCGGGTGCCTGTTCGTGCTCATGGCAGCGACGTTATCCCCATAAAGGATATCAGCTTCCAGGACATGTCTGTAGGCATCAGCTACAAGAAGAAGCACATCTTCCAGTGCTCCTACGTCGAAGGGCGTGTCATTGGGTCCGTGTTCCCGAAACCATGTGAGAATCTGGACGTCTATAATGAGCAAGGGCAGCTTGTCAAGCGGGCAGTATCCTTGAATAGCACAGAGCTTGACTATGATATCTGA
- the LOC112875022 gene encoding ethylene-responsive transcription factor ERF017-like, which yields MSSSSPEMEGSSKKFKGVRKRKWGKWVSEIRLPNSRERIWLGSYDAPEKAARAFDAAFVCLRGPGAAGADLNFPDSPPPCRAGGCSSDPQEVQAAALSHANRAAVTAQQAAAALMDVDDGSVLPWGSVAHDMAGVLGTGSADEVVAPVRADGSIDWRPFMAHPPPLFSPTGWGSNAYDFLQELPPPGAADEDMEDSIHGATASLWSFDLRDSYFRY from the coding sequence atgtcgtcgtcgtcgccggagATGGAGGGGAGCAGCAAGAAGTTCAAGGGCGTGCGGAAGCGCAAGTGGGGCAAGTGGGTGTCGGAGATCCGGCTGCCCAACAGCCGCGAGCGCATCTGGCTGGGTTCCTACGACGCCCCCGAGAAGGCCGCGCGCGCCTTCGACGCCGCCTTCGTCTGCCTCCGCGGCCCCGGGGCCGCCGGCGCGGACCTCAACTTCCCGGactcgccgccgccctgccgcGCCGGCGGATGCAGCAGCGACCCGCAGGAGGTGCAGGCGGCCGCGCTCTCGCACGCCAACCGCGCCGCCGTCACGGCCCagcaggcggccgcggcgctCATGGACGTCGACGACGGCTCGGTGCTGCCGTGGGGCTCCGTGGCGCACGACATGGCGGGTGTTCTTGGCACTGGCAGCGCTGATGAGGTAGTGGCGCCCGTGCGCGCCGACGGGAGCATCGACTGGCGGCCCTTCATGGCgcacccgccgccgctcttCTCCCCTACCGGGTGGGGCAGCAATGCATACGACTTCCTGCaggagctgccgccgccgggcgCGGCGGACGAGGACATGGAGGACAGTATCCATGGCGCAACCGCTTCTCTCTGGAGCTTCGACTTGAGAGACTCCTACTTCAGATACTAG
- the LOC112878836 gene encoding 20 kDa chaperonin, chloroplastic-like, protein MATVQLSSARVGAAAFAAKGKASLEPLRLPATVTIGEARPARRAFRGLVVRAATVVAPKYTTLKPLADRVLVKIKSSEEKTTGGILLPTTAQSRPQGGEVVAVGEGRTIGDKKVDISIQVGAQVIYSKYAGTEVELNDYNHLVLKEDDVIGILETDDVKDMKPLNDRVLIKVAEAEDKTPGGLLLTETTKEKPSIGTVVAVGPGPLDEEGNRIPLSVSAGSTVLYSKYAGSEFKGADGTNYIVLRVSDLMAVLS, encoded by the exons ATGGCGACAGTGCAGCTCTCAAGCGCAAGGGTCGGGGCGGCGGCGTTCGCTGCGAAGGGGAAGGCCTCCCTCGAACCGCTCCGGCTTCCGGCGACGGTGACCATCGGTGAGGCTCGCCCCGCGCGGCGGGCGTTTCGGGGCCTCGTCGTCAGGGCCGCCACCGTCGTTGCCCCCAAG TATACAACACTTAAGCCCTTGGCTGATAGAGTGCTTGTAAAGATTAAGTCTTCTGAGGAGAAGACAACCGGTGGAATTTTGCTCCCTACGACTGCTCAGTCCAGACCTCAGGGTGGTGAGGTAGTTGCCGTTGGAGAAGGAAGGACCATTGGGGATAAGAAAGTTGATATCAGCATTCAG GTTGGAGCTCAAGTTATATATTCAAAGTATGCTGGAACTGAAGTTGAGTTGAATGATTACAACCATCTAGTTCTAAAAGAGGATGACGTTATAGGTATCTTAGAAACTGATGATGTGAAAGACATGAAGCCTCTGAATGACCGTGTCCTAATCAAG GTTGCTGAAGCTGAAGATAAAACTCCAGGTGGTCTATTGCTCACCGAAACTACCAAGGAGAAGCCATCTATTGGAACG GTCGTAGCTGTTGGTCCAGGCCCCCTGGACGAGGAAGGCAACAGGATCCCGCTGTCCGTCTCTGCAGGGAGCACCGTCCTCTACTCCAAGTACGCCGGCAGCGAGTTCAAGGGCGCCGATGGCACTAACTACATCGTGCTGAGGGTGTCGGATCTGATGGCCGTCCTCTCGTGA
- the LOC112878833 gene encoding GPI ethanolamine phosphate transferase 2 isoform X1, giving the protein MGAAVAGWTVAAVLLQVAGLSLFLYGFFPVKPTLRGFSGPESYRMPSCGPVSAGEQKPALPPDQRRSLYRELSEMPPVYDRLVLMVIDGLPAEFVLGKGGKPPSKELMESMPYTQSLLAGCQAAGYHAKAAPPTVTMPRLKAMVSGAIGGFLDVAFNFNTQAFLEDNLLDQLHMIGHKLVMLGDETWIKLFPTLFARQDGVSSFYVRDTVEVDFNVSRHLEFELAAKDWSVLVLHYLGLDHVGHIGGRRSVLMTQKMKEMDEVIRRVHDASLQDNLERTLLVVVSDHGMTEGGNHGGSSYEETDSLALFVGHSVERAHCSPYNQNEALQVDLAPTLALLFGIPIPKNNIGVLLPEVLNSLTDDQKLRTLELNSWQILRLLQAQMPAFCLEDCINSEGGLGIVVHPESIEKEFCHLLSKAFVSHQSSCLHQGSNFKSAEAQYVGTAVENYYGFLRYASEWLSHRATDKPFYLLISAILLMTMSCLFLMGAVSRLFKGQSLSQTDQLSESYLEQRWHLDEVFILTGIFLYVISLGSSSFVEEEQYTWNFLTSTLYLIFLIKTVQSMLKGSNSTLVHGAEEKSFDGNNFLCATSYELTPGKRDGYKLCTVLIVLVAGRVIRAWHQGGINWVHFPDISKLLAQADSCIVKSLQTISVLAVVALYSVSLMLLRARSKVVIGVWLSHISCGLLVLLHIWENQINTSLPINHSTTSIARLFYAIASVSISATVLASPWIFPIYSTEAKPASSSDSNLVKDIDSHGISDSVFLTGITYTVFWCLLQLLLQQPINAIPLLLIFLQTVSSIVHFSLDKTLHKQWVQVIAMQFLGMAGHFGLGNTNSLASIDVAGAFIGISSYSTVLSGILMFIITYGSPLMLYLGMVVYISVKDISTPWQLWSYILDKMVTMPCLLPLLINSVALTSYTIVLLLMRNHLFVWSVFSPKYLYVCAATVCTYVGVFIIAVTAVYTCTVFSFRARRYRDQSH; this is encoded by the exons ATGGGCGCCGCCGTCGCAGGGTGGAccgtggcggcggtgctgcttCAGGTCGCCGGCCTCTCGCTCTTCCTCTACGGATTCTTCCCCGTGAAGCCCACGCTGCGCGGCTTTAG TGGACCTGAGAGCTACCGAATGCCTTCGTGCGGTCCCGTCAGTGCTGGGGAGCAGAAGCCGGCGCTTCCTCCGGATCAGCGCAGATCTCTGTACAGG GAACTCTCTGAGATGCCTCCTGTGTACGATCGCTTAGTATTGATG GTAATAGATGGGCTACCTGCTGAATTTGTACTTGGGAAAGGCGGAAAACCACCAAGCAAAGAACTGATGGAATCTATGCCATACACTCAGTCTTTGTTAGCTGGTTGCCAAGCAGCAGGTTACCATGCTAAAGCTGCACCTCCAACCGTCACAATGCCCCGACTAAAG GCTATGGTGTCAGGAGCAATTGGAGGTTTTCTAGATGTGGCATTTAATTTCAATACTCAAGCCTTCTTAGAGGACAATCTTCTTG ATCAGCTTCATATGATTGGTCATAAATTAGTGATGCTGGGAGACGAGACATGGATCAAACTGTTCCCAACACTATTCGCTAGACAAGATGGAGTGAGCAGTTTTTAT GTCAGAGATACAGTTGAGGTTGATTTCAACGTTTCACGTCATCTAGAATTTGAGCTTGCTGCAAAAGACTGGAGTGTCTTG GTTCTCCACTATTTAGGCTTAGATCATGTTGGCCATATAGGTGGCCGCCGGAG TGTTTTGATGACCCAAAAGATGAAGGAGATGGATGAAGTCATTAGACGGGTGCATGATGCGAGCCTTCAGGATAATCTGGAGAGAACACTTTTG GTTGTGGTTAGTGATCATGGAATGACTGAAGGTGGTAATCATGGAGGATCTTCGTATGAAGAAACCGATTCACTAGCCCTTTTTGTAGGACACAGTGTTGAGAGAGCACATTGTTCACCCTATAACCAGAATGAAGCACTTCAA GTGGATCTTGCCCCAACTCTCGCTCTTCTATTTGGCATACCAATTCCGAAGAACAATATAGGTGTCTTGCTTCCAGAGGTTTTAAATTCTTTGACAG ATGACCAGAAACTACGGACTTTAGAGCTTAACTCATGGCAAATCTTAAGATTGCTGCAAGCACAAATGCCTGCTTTCTGCCTTGAAGACTGTATTAATTCGGAGGGTGGTTTAGGGATTGTTGTCCATCCTGAATCTATTGAGAAAGAGTTCTGCCATTTGCTTTCCAAAGCTTTTGTTTCTCATCAATCCTCATGTCTTCATCAAGGCTCTAATTTCAA GTCTGCTGAAGCTCAGTATGTTGGAACTGCTGTGGAGAACTACTATGGCTTCTTAAGATATGCGAGTGAGTGGTTGTCTCACAGAGCAACCGAT AAACCATTCTATTTACTCATCTCTGCAATCTTGTTGATGACAATGTCATGCCTTTTTCTCATGGGTGCTGTGTCTCGCCTATTTAAGGGACAGTCTCTGAGTCAAACTGATCAACTCTCGGAGTCATATTTGGAGCAACGCTGGCACCTTGATGAGGTTTTCATTCTTACTGGAATTTTTCTCTATGTCATCAGCCTTGGCTCAAGTTCTTTTGTGGAAGAAGAGCAATATACATGGAATTTTCTCACTTCTACTCTGTATTTAATATTCCTCATCAAGACAGTTCAGTCAATGCTAAAAGGATCAAATTCAACACTAGTTCATGGAGCGGAAGAAAAGAGCTTTGACGGAAATAACTTTTTATGTGCTACCAGTTATGAACTAACCCCAGGCAAGAGAGATGGTTACAAGTTGTGTACCGTCCTTATTGTTCTTGTTGCTGGGAGAGTTATAAGAGCTTGGCACCAAGGTGGGATCAACTGGGTTCACTTTCCTGACATTTCGAAGTTACTGGCCCAAGCTGACTCTTGTATTGTAAAGTCTCTTCAGACTATCTCAGTTCTTGCAGTTGTGGCATTGTATTCAGTTTCACTCATGTTACTCAGAGCAAGGTCAAAGGTTGTTATAGGAGTATGGTTGAGCCACATTTCTTGCGGGCTTTTGGTTTTGCTGCATATCTGGGAAAATCAGATCAATACTTCATTACCAATCAACCATAGTACAACATCGATAGCTAGACTGTTTTATGCCATTGCTAGTGTTTCAATATCTGCCACTGTTCTAGCTTCACCTTGGATATTTCCAATATATTCTACGGAAGCAAAACCAGCATCCTCCTCTGATTCTAATCTTGTGAAGGATATAGATTCTCATGGCATCAGTGATTCGGTTTTCCTCACTGGAATAACATACACAGTGTTCTGGTGTCTTCTCCAGCTGCTTCTGCAACAACCCATCAATGCAATTCCTCTTTTGCTCATATTCTTGCAAACAGTCTCGAGCATAGTTCATTTTTCTCTGGATAAAACATTGCATAAGCAATGGGTACAG GTTATTGCAATGCAATTCTTGGGAATGGCTGGTCATTTTGGCCTTGGGAATACAAATAGCCTTGCCAGTATTGATGTTGCTGGAGCTTTCATT GGCATTTCAAGTTACTCCACAGTTCTTTCTGGTATATTGATGTTCATTATTACATATGGATCACCTTTGATGTTATACCTTGGGATGGTGGTTTATATTTCGGTGAAAGATATCTCTACTCCTTGGCAGTTATGGAGCTATATTCTGGACAAAATGGTCACGATGCCATGTTTGCTTCCTTTGCTCATTAATTCTGTTGCTTTGACTTCGTACACTATTG
- the LOC112878833 gene encoding GPI ethanolamine phosphate transferase 2 isoform X2, producing the protein MIGHKLVMLGDETWIKLFPTLFARQDGVSSFYVRDTVEVDFNVSRHLEFELAAKDWSVLVLHYLGLDHVGHIGGRRSVLMTQKMKEMDEVIRRVHDASLQDNLERTLLVVVSDHGMTEGGNHGGSSYEETDSLALFVGHSVERAHCSPYNQNEALQVDLAPTLALLFGIPIPKNNIGVLLPEVLNSLTDDQKLRTLELNSWQILRLLQAQMPAFCLEDCINSEGGLGIVVHPESIEKEFCHLLSKAFVSHQSSCLHQGSNFKSAEAQYVGTAVENYYGFLRYASEWLSHRATDKPFYLLISAILLMTMSCLFLMGAVSRLFKGQSLSQTDQLSESYLEQRWHLDEVFILTGIFLYVISLGSSSFVEEEQYTWNFLTSTLYLIFLIKTVQSMLKGSNSTLVHGAEEKSFDGNNFLCATSYELTPGKRDGYKLCTVLIVLVAGRVIRAWHQGGINWVHFPDISKLLAQADSCIVKSLQTISVLAVVALYSVSLMLLRARSKVVIGVWLSHISCGLLVLLHIWENQINTSLPINHSTTSIARLFYAIASVSISATVLASPWIFPIYSTEAKPASSSDSNLVKDIDSHGISDSVFLTGITYTVFWCLLQLLLQQPINAIPLLLIFLQTVSSIVHFSLDKTLHKQWVQVIAMQFLGMAGHFGLGNTNSLASIDVAGAFIGISSYSTVLSGILMFIITYGSPLMLYLGMVVYISVKDISTPWQLWSYILDKMVTMPCLLPLLINSVALTSYTIVLLLMRNHLFVWSVFSPKYLYVCAATVCTYVGVFIIAVTAVYTCTVFSFRARRYRDQSH; encoded by the exons ATGATTGGTCATAAATTAGTGATGCTGGGAGACGAGACATGGATCAAACTGTTCCCAACACTATTCGCTAGACAAGATGGAGTGAGCAGTTTTTAT GTCAGAGATACAGTTGAGGTTGATTTCAACGTTTCACGTCATCTAGAATTTGAGCTTGCTGCAAAAGACTGGAGTGTCTTG GTTCTCCACTATTTAGGCTTAGATCATGTTGGCCATATAGGTGGCCGCCGGAG TGTTTTGATGACCCAAAAGATGAAGGAGATGGATGAAGTCATTAGACGGGTGCATGATGCGAGCCTTCAGGATAATCTGGAGAGAACACTTTTG GTTGTGGTTAGTGATCATGGAATGACTGAAGGTGGTAATCATGGAGGATCTTCGTATGAAGAAACCGATTCACTAGCCCTTTTTGTAGGACACAGTGTTGAGAGAGCACATTGTTCACCCTATAACCAGAATGAAGCACTTCAA GTGGATCTTGCCCCAACTCTCGCTCTTCTATTTGGCATACCAATTCCGAAGAACAATATAGGTGTCTTGCTTCCAGAGGTTTTAAATTCTTTGACAG ATGACCAGAAACTACGGACTTTAGAGCTTAACTCATGGCAAATCTTAAGATTGCTGCAAGCACAAATGCCTGCTTTCTGCCTTGAAGACTGTATTAATTCGGAGGGTGGTTTAGGGATTGTTGTCCATCCTGAATCTATTGAGAAAGAGTTCTGCCATTTGCTTTCCAAAGCTTTTGTTTCTCATCAATCCTCATGTCTTCATCAAGGCTCTAATTTCAA GTCTGCTGAAGCTCAGTATGTTGGAACTGCTGTGGAGAACTACTATGGCTTCTTAAGATATGCGAGTGAGTGGTTGTCTCACAGAGCAACCGAT AAACCATTCTATTTACTCATCTCTGCAATCTTGTTGATGACAATGTCATGCCTTTTTCTCATGGGTGCTGTGTCTCGCCTATTTAAGGGACAGTCTCTGAGTCAAACTGATCAACTCTCGGAGTCATATTTGGAGCAACGCTGGCACCTTGATGAGGTTTTCATTCTTACTGGAATTTTTCTCTATGTCATCAGCCTTGGCTCAAGTTCTTTTGTGGAAGAAGAGCAATATACATGGAATTTTCTCACTTCTACTCTGTATTTAATATTCCTCATCAAGACAGTTCAGTCAATGCTAAAAGGATCAAATTCAACACTAGTTCATGGAGCGGAAGAAAAGAGCTTTGACGGAAATAACTTTTTATGTGCTACCAGTTATGAACTAACCCCAGGCAAGAGAGATGGTTACAAGTTGTGTACCGTCCTTATTGTTCTTGTTGCTGGGAGAGTTATAAGAGCTTGGCACCAAGGTGGGATCAACTGGGTTCACTTTCCTGACATTTCGAAGTTACTGGCCCAAGCTGACTCTTGTATTGTAAAGTCTCTTCAGACTATCTCAGTTCTTGCAGTTGTGGCATTGTATTCAGTTTCACTCATGTTACTCAGAGCAAGGTCAAAGGTTGTTATAGGAGTATGGTTGAGCCACATTTCTTGCGGGCTTTTGGTTTTGCTGCATATCTGGGAAAATCAGATCAATACTTCATTACCAATCAACCATAGTACAACATCGATAGCTAGACTGTTTTATGCCATTGCTAGTGTTTCAATATCTGCCACTGTTCTAGCTTCACCTTGGATATTTCCAATATATTCTACGGAAGCAAAACCAGCATCCTCCTCTGATTCTAATCTTGTGAAGGATATAGATTCTCATGGCATCAGTGATTCGGTTTTCCTCACTGGAATAACATACACAGTGTTCTGGTGTCTTCTCCAGCTGCTTCTGCAACAACCCATCAATGCAATTCCTCTTTTGCTCATATTCTTGCAAACAGTCTCGAGCATAGTTCATTTTTCTCTGGATAAAACATTGCATAAGCAATGGGTACAG GTTATTGCAATGCAATTCTTGGGAATGGCTGGTCATTTTGGCCTTGGGAATACAAATAGCCTTGCCAGTATTGATGTTGCTGGAGCTTTCATT GGCATTTCAAGTTACTCCACAGTTCTTTCTGGTATATTGATGTTCATTATTACATATGGATCACCTTTGATGTTATACCTTGGGATGGTGGTTTATATTTCGGTGAAAGATATCTCTACTCCTTGGCAGTTATGGAGCTATATTCTGGACAAAATGGTCACGATGCCATGTTTGCTTCCTTTGCTCATTAATTCTGTTGCTTTGACTTCGTACACTATTG